TCTAGTAATATCATTTTAAAACCAGTGCTTTATGTGAGTACTGAAGCAAGTTCAGGAATAATTGAAGGGATAGTTGAGCCAAGTGACGTCGCTTCAATAGTAACGGTATTAGTAGATGATATGGGAACTGAAGAAACTGATGATGATTTTATTATTTCAGCAAATACAGATGAAAGCGGAGCATTTGCCTTATGGGGTGTTCCAGAAGGAACATATGATGTTATTGCTATGCCATTAGATGAAGAATCTGATTATACTGAAGGTTCTGCTTTAGCAGTTTCTGTTATTAATGGTCAAACTACAATTATAGGAGATCCAATTCAATTGGATTTTAAACCAGGTTCAATTAGTGGTGATGTAACAAATGATATTGTTGTAACGGTTACAGTTAAAGATAGTGTTACTGAAGAAGTTGTTGCAACAATAGATTCAAATGCTAATGGTGAATTTCTTTTTGAAGAGATTCCTGTAGGGGTTTATACAGTAACAATAAGTGCTACAGATTATGTGTCGCAAATTTACTCAAAAGACAGCTCTACTGACGTTTTAGTTACTGCAAACACAGAAACAGTTTTAGATGTAATAACATTAGAGGCTATTTAAAAAAAAATCTAGATATTAAAAAAAGAGCATCACTTTAAGTGATGCTCTTTTTTTTACCAATAATTGGCAATACTTGAAAAATATTTTAACCAATTGTTAACAGGCTTTAACGAAAAATTTTAACAATTTGCATGGCTCAAATAAGGGCAGTATATTCGAGCTTTTAAAAAATTAAAAATGATGGAAGAAACCAGTACAATTGATATTAAGACAATTAACGAGAAAATTGAAAAGGAAAGTGCTTTTGTTGATTTACTAATGCTAGAGATGAACAAAGTCATCGTAGGACAAAAACACATGGTAGAACGTTTGCTAATTGGTTTATTAGGACAAGGACATATTCTATTAGAAGGTGTTCCTGGTTTAGCAAAAACCCTTGCCATTAATACTTTGGCACAAGCTGTAGATGGGAGCTTTAGCAGAATACAATTTACACCAGATTTATTACCAGCAGATGTTACAGGGACTTTAATCTATAACATGAAGCTTAATGATTTCTCTATAAAAAAAGGACCTATTTTCGCTAACTTTGTTTTGGCTGATGAGATTAACAGAGCACCAGCAAAAGTGCAATCGGCTTTATTAGAAGCTATGCAAGAAAAACAAGTAACTATTGGTGATGAAACTTTTAAGTTAGATAAGCCATTTTTAGTTATGGCTACGCAAAACCCTGTAGAACAAGAAGGAACCTATCCGTTACCAGAAGCACAGGTAGACCGTTTTATGCTTAAAACGGTTATTGATTATCCGAAAATTGCCGAAGAGCAATTAATAATGAGAGCTAATTTAAAAGGCGCTTGGGATAAAGTAAATCCAGTAGTTTCGGTAGAACAAATTTTGAAAGCTCAAGAGGCTGTTCGCGAAGTGTATATGGATGAGAAAATTGAAAAATATATTCTTGATATTATTTTCGCAACGCGCTATCCTGAAAAATATAAACTAGCCGATTTAAAACCACTAATTTCTTTTGGAGCATCACCTCGTGGAAGTATCAATATGGCTACTGCAGCAAAATGTTACGCTTTTATTAAGCGTCGTGGTTATGTTATTCCAGAAGATGTTCGTGCCGTAGTTTATGATGTATTAAGACATAGAATAGGCATTACTTACGAAGCAGAAGCCGAAAATGTAACATCGGTAGATATCATCAATAAAATAGTAAACGAAATAGAGGTACCATAAAGAGTTGGCAGTATTTCAGTTATCAGTCTTCAGTACTTACTCTCATGTAAATAATACTGAACACTTATACTGAATACTATTTTGTGACTGCTTACTGCATACTGAACACTGCATACTGAAAACATGGATACTAAAGAATTACTAAAAAAAGTACGTAAAATTGAGATTAAGACACGTCGGTTGTCTGATCATATTTTTGGAGGTGAATATCATTCAACCTTTAAAGGGCGTGGAATGACTTTTAGTGAAGTGCGTCAATATCAGTTTGGTGATGATGTTCGTAATATAGATTGGAATGTTACCGCACGATACAGCGAACCATTTGTAAAAGTTTTTGAAGAAGAACGCGAACTTACCATGATGCTTATGGTAGATGTTTCGGGTTCAGAATTATTTGGAACAAATGAGCAATTTAAAAATGAAGTTGTTACCGAAATAGCAGCTACCTTAGCGTTTTCTGCAACACAAAATAATGACAAAATAGGACTTATTTTATTTTCTGATAAAGTAGAATTATATATTCCTCCTAAAAAAGGGCGTTCTCATGTGCTTCGTATTATTCGTGAGCTTATAGAATTTAAACCGGAAAGTAAACACACAAATTTAGCAGAAGCATTAAAGTTTATGCAAAATGTGATGAAGAAAAAAGCCATTGTTTTTGTACTGTCTGATTTTATAGCAGATGATTATCATCAAACTATGAAAATAGTATCCAGAAAACATGATGTTACTGGTATTAGAGTTTATGATAAGCGTGAAGAAGAGATACCTAACTTAGGCATGGTACAGATGGAAGATGAAGAAACTGGCGAGTTGATGTTGGTTAATACAGCTTCAAAAAAAGTACGGCTAAATTACGGGAAGTTTTATAATGAAAAGGTTCATTATTACAAAGAAAGTTTTACAAAGTCTGGTGCAGGTGCTATAGATTGCCGTGTAGATGAAAGCTATGTAAAAAAGCTGTTAGGATATTTTAAAAGAAGAGGATAATTTAAGTTAAAAGTTAGAAAGTGAAAATATTAAAGTTTAAAAATAATGTTACTATTGAAATGAAGTCTTCAGTCTTCAGTCTTCAGTCTTCAGTCTGGTTTACTTTTGTTTTTTGCCTAATTACTCTAAGTTCATTTTCACAAGTTACCTCTGCAATAGATTCTACATCCATTAAAATTGGTGAACGAATAACCTATCATATTCAAGTAGAAACAGATACTACAAGTTTGGTGGTGTTTCCTGAAGGCCAATCATTTTCACCTTTAGAAATGATAGAATCTTATAAGGTTGATACTTTAAAAAAAGGGGATAAATTTAATCTTATAAAAAAGTACGGATTAACACAATTTGATTCGGGAGCATACACCATACCGAGACAAAAAATTATTATTGGCGATAAAACATTTTTTACCGATTCGTTAAAAGTTGAGGTTAATAATGTGGTAATAGACACTACAAAACAAGGGCTTTTCGATATAAAACCTATTATAGAAGTAAAGAAACCGTCTAGTAATTGGTGGAAATATGTATTACTAACACTTTTAATAATAGGTGTTGTTGTATTTTTAATCTACTGGTTTATTTGGCGAAAAAAACCATTGACAGAAGAAGAACAAATTGCATTACTTCCACCTTACGATAGAGCTAAATTAGCTTTAAAAAAATTAGACGAAAGCCATTATTTACAAAGTGAAGACATCAAAGAATATTATTCCGAGCTTACATTCATTATTAGAAAATATCTTGACGAGAAAGTTTACGATCGTGCTTTAGAAAGTACAACAGATGAATTAATAAGCAGACTTAATTTGTTAAAGGATGGTAATCAAGTCGATTTAAGTAAAGAAGACATTAAAAATCTAGAAAACATCTTAAAACGTGCCGATTTAGTAAAATTCGCAAAGTCGGCAGTCGATGTAGAACTTGCTAAATTAGATAGAAACACTATTGATGTTGAAATAGATCATGTAAAAGAAGCTTTGCCAGAACCAACTGAAGAAGAAAAACTTTTAGATGAAAAATACAGAGAAGAGTTAGAACGTAAAAAGAAACGTAAAAAAATCATAATTACAGTTGTAATAGGCGTGTTCCTTTTAATAGCAACTTTTGTTGGATTTGGTTTAAAATACGGTTTTCAATATGTAAAAGATACTATTATTGGGCATGATAGTATAGAACTTTTACAAGGCGATTGGGTAAATAGCAAGTATGGAGTGCCACCTGTTACAATAAGTACACCTAAGGTTTTAAAGCGCGTGGAATTACCAATTCCAGATGAAGCTAAAGCTAATGTAAATATGACTTCCTTTGCTTATGGTTCTTTAATAGAATCATTTAGTATCATGGTTAACACAACAACATATAAAAATTTAGGTGAAAACAAAATAGATATAGAACAGGTTTCAGAAGGCACTATAAAGGGCATGGAGCAACAAGGCGCTCAAGATATTGTTGTTTTAAGAGAAAAGTTTGTTACACCTAATGGTGCTGAGGGTTTAAAAACCTATGGAACACTTAAAACCAAAAACCCTATAACTCAAAAAATACAAGATGGTAATTACATCTTATTACAATTTGTTTCAGAAAACGTATTACAGCAAATTGTTCTTACATATTCTAAAGATGATGTTTACGCAGACCAAATAGTAGAACGTATTGTAAACTCAGTTGAACTTAAAAAAGCAGAAGATTAATGTTTGAGGGTATAGAATTTTTAAATAAACAATGGTTCTGGTTGTTGCTTACGCTACCACTAGTTATACTTTGGTATATTTTTAAAAACAAAAAGCAGACAGCAGAACTTAAAATATCTAGTTTAAAAGGTTTTAAAGTCACCAATTCATGGCTGCCAAAAGTTAAGCACCTATTGTTTGTATTTAGATTAATTGCTTTAGCATTATTAATTACAGCGTTGGCAAGACCACAAACAGTAGATGTTTCAACAAAAACTAAAACGACACGAGGGATTGATATTGTTATGGCAATAGATGTATCTGCTAGTATGTTAGCAAAAGATTTATTACCTAATAGGTTAGAAGCCCTTAAAAAAGTAGCAGCAGAATTTATAAAAGGTAGACCAAACGATAGAATTGGTTTGGTAGAATACGCTGGTGAAAGCTATACAAAAACACCTATTACAAGTGATAAAGCCATTGTATTACGGTCTTTAAAAAGTATTAAATACAATACTATTATTGAAGGAGGAACAGCAATAGGTATGGGATTAGCAACCTCGGTTAACAGATTGAAAGATAGCAAGGCAACGAGTAAAGTTATTATTTTATTAACAGATGGAGTTAATAATTCTGGGTTTATAGATCCTAAAATAGCCAGTGAATTAGCTGTTGAATATGGCATAAAAACATATACTATTGGTTTAGGAACTAACGGTATGGCATTATCGCCTATTGGTATTTTACCTAACGGACAATTTCAATATGGACGTGCTCAAGTAGAGATTGATGAAGAACTACTTAAAGAAATAGCTACCGTTACTGGTGGTAAATATTTTCGAGCTACTAATAATAAAAAGTTAGAAGAAATTTATGATGAAATTAATAAGTTAGAAAAAACTGAAATTGAAGAATTTAAGTTTTATAATTACGAAGAAAAATATCGGTCACTAGTACTTTTAGC
The nucleotide sequence above comes from Flavobacteriaceae bacterium HL-DH10. Encoded proteins:
- a CDS encoding VWA domain-containing protein, which translates into the protein MFEGIEFLNKQWFWLLLTLPLVILWYIFKNKKQTAELKISSLKGFKVTNSWLPKVKHLLFVFRLIALALLITALARPQTVDVSTKTKTTRGIDIVMAIDVSASMLAKDLLPNRLEALKKVAAEFIKGRPNDRIGLVEYAGESYTKTPITSDKAIVLRSLKSIKYNTIIEGGTAIGMGLATSVNRLKDSKATSKVIILLTDGVNNSGFIDPKIASELAVEYGIKTYTIGLGTNGMALSPIGILPNGQFQYGRAQVEIDEELLKEIATVTGGKYFRATNNKKLEEIYDEINKLEKTEIEEFKFYNYEEKYRSLVLLAGLLLLLELLARFTIFRSFI
- a CDS encoding MoxR family ATPase; this translates as MEETSTIDIKTINEKIEKESAFVDLLMLEMNKVIVGQKHMVERLLIGLLGQGHILLEGVPGLAKTLAINTLAQAVDGSFSRIQFTPDLLPADVTGTLIYNMKLNDFSIKKGPIFANFVLADEINRAPAKVQSALLEAMQEKQVTIGDETFKLDKPFLVMATQNPVEQEGTYPLPEAQVDRFMLKTVIDYPKIAEEQLIMRANLKGAWDKVNPVVSVEQILKAQEAVREVYMDEKIEKYILDIIFATRYPEKYKLADLKPLISFGASPRGSINMATAAKCYAFIKRRGYVIPEDVRAVVYDVLRHRIGITYEAEAENVTSVDIINKIVNEIEVP
- a CDS encoding DUF4382 domain-containing protein, with amino-acid sequence MKTLKKLILPLLFLTFIFSCDNSNSGGENKSAPSISVKLVDAPGDFKAVNVEIVDVMIKMDDDTEGDNGWMSLEVQNETVNLLDFTGGLNKVLVDRFPIPEGTLSQMRLVLGDGNTIVIENDLNEDKEYDLKTPSAQQSGLKLKVNAAIEAGYTYDFILDFDVEKSIVNAGNSSNIILKPVLYVSTEASSGIIEGIVEPSDVASIVTVLVDDMGTEETDDDFIISANTDESGAFALWGVPEGTYDVIAMPLDEESDYTEGSALAVSVINGQTTIIGDPIQLDFKPGSISGDVTNDIVVTVTVKDSVTEEVVATIDSNANGEFLFEEIPVGVYTVTISATDYVSQIYSKDSSTDVLVTANTETVLDVITLEAI
- a CDS encoding DUF58 domain-containing protein, which gives rise to MDTKELLKKVRKIEIKTRRLSDHIFGGEYHSTFKGRGMTFSEVRQYQFGDDVRNIDWNVTARYSEPFVKVFEEERELTMMLMVDVSGSELFGTNEQFKNEVVTEIAATLAFSATQNNDKIGLILFSDKVELYIPPKKGRSHVLRIIRELIEFKPESKHTNLAEALKFMQNVMKKKAIVFVLSDFIADDYHQTMKIVSRKHDVTGIRVYDKREEEIPNLGMVQMEDEETGELMLVNTASKKVRLNYGKFYNEKVHYYKESFTKSGAGAIDCRVDESYVKKLLGYFKRRG